A single genomic interval of Granulicella tundricola MP5ACTX9 harbors:
- a CDS encoding PASTA domain-containing protein, with translation MKRILYIILGGMLMFVVTLFAAFSSMRLAIHGREVDVPSLSGLSDQDAAEAARKLGLNLSVENRFYSAAIPPNHVLSQSPAPGSLVRRGWQVRVTESLGGQQVSIPDVTGQTERPAALVLKRLQLDLGGTSHLPAPGPEGTVLAQSPPANSGGVFGPHVSILVAAPETDAPAQAYVMPAIVGLTISAANTRLATAGLHIASSVDPSTIPPPEPLDTTADPAIPPTVIAPPPVSTSAVIVSQYPAPGHRITHSDNIKVTVAHPADTSADATTPAPSPI, from the coding sequence ATGAAGCGCATCCTTTACATCATCCTCGGCGGCATGCTCATGTTCGTGGTGACGCTCTTCGCCGCCTTCTCTTCCATGCGCCTCGCCATCCATGGCCGTGAGGTCGATGTCCCCAGCCTCTCCGGGCTCTCCGACCAGGACGCCGCGGAAGCCGCCCGCAAGCTGGGTCTCAACCTCTCCGTCGAGAACCGCTTCTACTCCGCCGCCATCCCACCCAACCACGTCCTCTCCCAGTCCCCTGCCCCCGGCTCACTCGTCCGCCGCGGCTGGCAGGTCCGCGTGACAGAATCCCTCGGCGGCCAGCAGGTCTCCATCCCGGACGTGACCGGCCAGACCGAGCGGCCCGCTGCCCTGGTGCTGAAACGCCTTCAGCTCGACCTCGGCGGGACCAGCCATCTCCCCGCACCGGGCCCCGAAGGCACAGTCCTGGCACAGTCTCCACCTGCCAACTCCGGCGGCGTCTTCGGGCCGCACGTCAGCATCCTCGTAGCCGCGCCGGAGACCGACGCACCCGCGCAGGCTTACGTCATGCCCGCCATCGTCGGACTTACCATCTCGGCCGCTAATACCCGCCTGGCCACCGCAGGCCTCCACATCGCCAGCTCGGTCGACCCCAGCACCATCCCGCCGCCAGAACCTCTAGACACCACCGCCGACCCCGCCATCCCCCCCACGGTTATCGCGCCACCACCGGTCAGCACCAGTGCCGTCATCGTCAGCCAGTACCCCGCCCCTGGCCACCGCATCACCCACTCCGACAACATCAAGGTCACCGTAGCCCACCCCGCCGACACGTCGGCAGACGCAACAACACCCGCCCCATCCCCCATCTAG
- the fmt gene encoding methionyl-tRNA formyltransferase, which yields MKLVFCGTPEFAVGTLEAVIEAGHQVALVVSQPDRAAGRGMTLQVGAVKAAALRLGLPVVQPEKIKNNLELRERLEAIAAEPGGLDAILVVAYGRIIPDWMLALPKHGCINLHGSLLPKYRGAAPIQWAVAKGETLTGVTTMRLDAGLDTGPMLLAQVEPIAPEETAEDLFESLAEVGSKLMVKTLAGLEDGSIDPVEQDHTAATLAPILKREDGRIDLTLGAKVCVDRWRGFQPWPGAWTSLRGKKLIVQRMCVGEGACVAGEVRVVGDRMFVGCGESEIELLEVQMEGKKKMAAAEFLRGFQVKTGERVGS from the coding sequence ATGAAGCTGGTATTTTGTGGGACTCCGGAGTTTGCGGTGGGAACGCTTGAGGCGGTGATCGAGGCGGGGCATCAGGTTGCTCTGGTGGTCTCGCAGCCGGACCGTGCTGCTGGGCGCGGGATGACGTTGCAGGTGGGTGCAGTGAAGGCTGCGGCTTTGCGGCTGGGCTTGCCCGTGGTGCAGCCGGAGAAGATCAAGAACAACCTGGAGCTACGGGAGCGGCTGGAGGCGATTGCTGCGGAGCCAGGTGGTTTAGACGCGATCCTGGTGGTGGCCTATGGGCGCATCATTCCGGACTGGATGCTCGCGCTGCCGAAGCATGGGTGCATCAACCTGCACGGATCGCTGCTGCCGAAGTACAGGGGTGCCGCGCCGATCCAATGGGCGGTGGCAAAGGGTGAGACGTTGACCGGGGTGACGACGATGCGGCTGGATGCGGGGCTCGATACCGGGCCGATGCTGCTGGCGCAGGTGGAACCGATTGCGCCGGAGGAGACGGCGGAGGATCTGTTCGAGAGCCTGGCGGAGGTGGGGTCGAAGCTGATGGTGAAGACGCTGGCCGGGTTGGAGGATGGGTCGATCGACCCGGTCGAGCAGGATCATACGGCGGCTACGCTGGCTCCGATTCTCAAGCGTGAGGATGGGCGAATCGACCTGACCCTGGGCGCAAAGGTGTGTGTGGACCGGTGGCGTGGGTTTCAGCCCTGGCCCGGGGCGTGGACGTCCTTGCGGGGGAAGAAGCTGATCGTGCAGCGGATGTGCGTGGGTGAGGGAGCATGTGTAGCGGGTGAGGTTCGCGTGGTTGGGGACAGGATGTTTGTGGGGTGTGGGGAGAGCGAGATTGAGTTGCTGGAGGTTCAGATGGAAGGCAAGAAGAAGATGGCGGCGGCAGAGTTTCTGCGTGGGTTCCAGGTGAAGACAGGCGAGCGGGTGGGGTCTTGA
- the def gene encoding peptide deformylase produces MAKTEASAAKKGAGKKSGVKLHAVLKWPDPVLAKKGVEVTAFDDRLKTLVDEMFESMYEAQGIGLAAPQIGISERITVIDVSFKKNPKDRLALINPVIIEAEGKQVEEEGCLSLPDIREKVSRAGWVKVKAQDVTGTWFEVEGDELLARALQHEIDHLDGVLFIDRISRLKRELVLRKIKKMQKNGEW; encoded by the coding sequence TTGGCTAAGACGGAAGCAAGTGCGGCGAAGAAGGGTGCGGGTAAGAAGAGCGGCGTGAAGCTGCATGCGGTGTTGAAGTGGCCGGACCCCGTGCTCGCAAAGAAGGGCGTTGAGGTGACGGCGTTCGACGACCGTCTGAAGACGCTGGTGGACGAGATGTTCGAGAGCATGTACGAGGCGCAGGGGATCGGGCTGGCGGCGCCGCAGATTGGTATCTCGGAGCGCATCACCGTCATCGACGTCAGCTTCAAGAAGAATCCCAAGGACAGGCTCGCCCTGATCAACCCGGTCATCATCGAGGCGGAAGGGAAGCAGGTGGAGGAAGAAGGCTGTCTGAGCCTGCCGGACATTCGCGAGAAGGTCAGCCGCGCCGGGTGGGTCAAGGTTAAGGCTCAGGACGTGACGGGGACTTGGTTTGAGGTTGAGGGGGATGAACTGCTGGCTCGGGCATTGCAGCATGAGATCGATCACCTGGATGGTGTGTTGTTTATCGATCGCATCAGCCGGTTGAAGCGTGAGTTGGTCCTACGCAAGATCAAGAAGATGCAAAAGAACGGCGAATGGTAG
- a CDS encoding proline--tRNA ligase, with protein sequence MHRWSKLFIPTLREAPSDAEVASHKLLLRAGYVRQLGAGIYSYLFLGQRSVNKIVAIIRQEMDTIGQEFLLPTIHPREVWEESGRWTGMGDNMFRLKDRKGAELCLGMTHEEVMTTIARSELRSYKQLPQIWYQIQTKFRDEPRPKSGLLRVRQFIMKDSYSFDIDEAGLDLSYNLHDAAYRRIFDRCGLEYVAVEADSGAMGGSQSQEFMVYTDAGEDLIASSTSGYAANLEKATSALTPVIDLEPTGDGLPELVLTPGLGAISDVTAFFGIHASQDIKCVAFMGTRTAQPGTTEPLRPVVAFLRGDHFVNETKLNALAGTTELRPMLPEELQLFIGGPAGFLGPVGIAEVMTHGSLNGLNSGKPLDKLKGVSRENASEGLKTIVVMDKGLEGRANLVGGANKLDYHFRNITPGRDFTPTLTADLRNILEGELDPIGNLPLRLGKAVEIGHIFKLGYKYSKSMGATVLNRDGKEVTPIMGSYGIGVERILTAAIETSAAKNGGEAYALPASIAPFQVIVTVTNIKEPALVEAGEKIAADLAAAGLDVLLDDRDERAGVKFKDADLTGVPYRIAVGKKLSEGQVELLDRLQNQTLDIPVEAAVQTLRNLLGK encoded by the coding sequence ATGCACCGCTGGTCCAAACTCTTCATTCCCACCCTCCGTGAAGCTCCCTCCGACGCCGAAGTCGCAAGCCACAAGCTCCTGCTCCGCGCCGGCTACGTCCGCCAGCTCGGCGCCGGCATCTACTCCTACCTCTTCCTCGGCCAGCGTTCGGTCAACAAGATCGTCGCCATCATCCGCCAGGAGATGGACACCATCGGCCAGGAGTTCCTCCTCCCCACCATCCATCCGCGCGAGGTCTGGGAAGAGTCCGGCCGCTGGACCGGCATGGGCGACAACATGTTCCGCCTCAAAGACCGCAAGGGAGCAGAGCTCTGCCTCGGCATGACCCATGAAGAGGTCATGACCACCATCGCCCGCTCCGAGCTCCGCTCCTACAAGCAGCTCCCCCAGATCTGGTACCAGATCCAGACCAAGTTTCGCGACGAACCCCGCCCCAAATCTGGCCTCCTGCGCGTCCGCCAGTTCATCATGAAGGACAGCTACTCCTTCGATATCGACGAGGCCGGCCTCGACCTCTCCTACAACCTCCACGACGCAGCCTACCGCCGCATCTTCGACCGCTGCGGCTTGGAGTACGTCGCCGTGGAAGCCGACTCCGGAGCCATGGGCGGCTCCCAGTCGCAGGAGTTTATGGTCTACACCGACGCCGGCGAAGACCTCATCGCCAGCTCAACCAGCGGCTACGCAGCCAACCTGGAGAAGGCCACCAGCGCCCTCACACCCGTCATCGATCTGGAACCCACCGGCGACGGTCTCCCCGAACTCGTCCTCACCCCCGGCCTCGGAGCCATCTCCGACGTCACCGCCTTCTTCGGCATCCACGCCTCGCAGGACATCAAGTGCGTCGCCTTCATGGGCACCCGCACCGCCCAGCCCGGCACCACAGAGCCCCTCCGCCCCGTCGTCGCCTTCCTCCGCGGAGACCACTTCGTCAACGAGACCAAGCTCAACGCCCTGGCAGGCACCACCGAGCTCCGCCCCATGCTCCCCGAAGAGCTGCAGCTCTTCATCGGCGGCCCCGCCGGCTTCCTCGGCCCCGTCGGCATCGCGGAGGTCATGACCCACGGCTCCCTCAACGGCCTCAACTCCGGCAAGCCTCTCGATAAGCTCAAGGGCGTCTCCCGCGAGAACGCCTCCGAAGGTCTCAAGACCATCGTCGTCATGGACAAGGGTCTCGAAGGCCGCGCCAACCTCGTCGGCGGAGCCAACAAGCTCGACTATCACTTCCGCAACATCACCCCCGGCCGCGACTTCACCCCCACCCTTACAGCCGACCTCCGCAACATCCTCGAAGGCGAACTCGACCCCATCGGCAACCTGCCCCTGCGCCTCGGCAAAGCCGTCGAGATCGGCCACATCTTCAAGCTCGGCTACAAGTACTCGAAGTCCATGGGAGCCACCGTCCTCAACCGCGACGGCAAGGAAGTCACCCCCATCATGGGCAGCTACGGCATCGGCGTAGAGCGCATCCTCACCGCCGCCATAGAAACCAGCGCCGCCAAAAATGGCGGCGAAGCCTACGCCCTACCCGCCTCGATCGCACCCTTCCAGGTCATCGTCACGGTCACCAACATCAAGGAGCCCGCGCTCGTAGAAGCCGGCGAAAAGATCGCCGCCGACCTCGCAGCCGCAGGCCTTGATGTCCTTCTAGACGACCGCGACGAACGAGCCGGAGTCAAATTCAAAGACGCCGACCTCACCGGAGTCCCCTACCGCATCGCCGTAGGCAAAAAGCTCTCCGAAGGCCAGGTAGAGCTCCTGGACCGCCTCCAAAACCAAACCCTCGACATCCCAGTCGAAGCCGCAGTCCAAACCCTCCGCAACCTCTTAGGCAAATGA
- the aroC gene encoding chorismate synthase: MLRFSTAGESHGEALVALVSGLPAGVPVDQVRLDRELWRRQQGYGRGGRMRIEKDTAHILSGVRHGKTIGAPVAMTLANVDWKNWEEILPVDTGDATKHKAVASPRPGHADLAGALKYDFPDARYVLERASARESAARVACGALAKMLLGELGILVGSHVVRVGGEELGRDAAWAEIAASNAKDEIFLNCVDAEAEARMKGEVDKALRTGDTIGGVFEVVVHGLPPGVGTHVNWDERMDGLLAQAVMSLQAVKAVELGRGVTAAESLGSTVHDAISYEQGDAEPEDGGAKFTKFTREKNNAGGIEGGISNGEDVVVRGYLKPISTLRRPLASVSFETREATKAAYERSDVCVVPAAGVAAEAMVALTIARLVIDKFGGDSLGELKRNYAGYCEQIRRF, encoded by the coding sequence ATGCTTAGGTTTTCGACAGCAGGAGAGAGTCACGGAGAGGCGCTGGTTGCGCTGGTAAGCGGGTTGCCGGCAGGGGTGCCGGTGGATCAGGTGCGGCTCGACCGGGAGCTTTGGCGGCGGCAGCAGGGCTATGGACGCGGCGGGCGCATGCGGATTGAGAAGGATACCGCACATATATTGAGTGGGGTTCGGCACGGCAAGACGATCGGCGCACCGGTGGCGATGACGCTGGCGAACGTCGACTGGAAGAACTGGGAAGAGATCCTGCCTGTCGATACTGGCGATGCGACGAAGCATAAGGCTGTGGCTAGTCCGAGGCCTGGGCATGCGGATCTTGCCGGTGCGCTGAAGTACGACTTCCCGGATGCGCGGTATGTGTTGGAACGGGCTAGCGCACGCGAGAGTGCGGCGCGGGTGGCCTGCGGGGCGCTGGCAAAGATGCTGCTGGGGGAGCTCGGGATCCTGGTGGGGAGCCATGTGGTGCGCGTTGGCGGCGAGGAGCTTGGGCGGGATGCTGCGTGGGCTGAGATTGCGGCCTCCAATGCCAAGGACGAGATTTTTTTGAACTGCGTGGACGCTGAGGCCGAGGCCCGGATGAAGGGCGAGGTGGATAAGGCGCTCAGGACCGGCGATACGATCGGCGGAGTGTTTGAAGTCGTCGTGCATGGTCTGCCTCCGGGTGTGGGGACGCATGTGAACTGGGATGAGCGCATGGACGGGCTGCTCGCGCAGGCTGTCATGAGTCTGCAGGCGGTGAAGGCTGTCGAGCTTGGGCGTGGTGTGACTGCTGCTGAATCGCTGGGTTCGACGGTGCATGATGCCATCTCTTATGAGCAGGGCGATGCGGAGCCTGAAGACGGCGGCGCGAAGTTCACGAAGTTTACGCGCGAGAAGAACAACGCCGGCGGGATTGAGGGTGGGATCTCGAACGGTGAAGATGTCGTCGTGCGTGGCTATCTGAAGCCGATCTCGACCTTGCGGAGGCCGCTGGCGAGCGTGAGCTTTGAGACCCGGGAGGCGACCAAGGCGGCGTACGAGCGGAGCGATGTGTGTGTCGTTCCGGCGGCTGGAGTTGCGGCTGAGGCGATGGTCGCCTTGACGATTGCGCGGCTGGTGATCGATAAGTTTGGCGGCGATTCGCTGGGCGAGTTGAAGCGGAACTATGCGGGATATTGCGAGCAGATACGACGGTTTTAA
- a CDS encoding transglycosylase domain-containing protein — MPVKLKIGPNAPKIGFFSHIFRFLVVVVLFVVLIGIAVFAYYYHDYQRIVDERLAAGPLFASVAQIYAAPKEIRPGQHLSAENIAYDLRAAGYNVNQQLGTYDLRGSSIFIKPGPQSYHSPDGATITTSGGEVTSITAENGATLRAYQLEPLLITALSEDKNRTKRRLVTFDEIPPRLIQAVTAIEDRRFFEHGGVNYFRMAECAIQDFTSHAKECGGSTLTMQLSRGFFLTPEKKYSRKLREIMITFQLENRFSKQQIFEMYANQINLGQRGSFAINGFGEAAQAFFGKDLSRLDTAQYALLAGTIQSPNRLNPYRHPDRVMERRNVVLDSMVKTGALTQDEAEAAKAEGLHLAPANVDASEAPYFVDLVHEQLVQRLGDNLGAQSLRIYTSLDPDLQRAASDAVEAGMRNVDAMVSKRGGGTYPQVALVALDPHTGQILAMVGGRNYGTSQLDHATSMRPTGSIFKPFVYATAFNTSLSGTSLDGNGPFTAVTRINDDPQDFGLNGQSYVPGNFEKGEYPGMVTAADALAHSLNIATIALAHKVGYENVAALARSSGIASAKATPSVAIGTYSATPIDMAGAYTVFANNGVHLTPWTLASVRNNSGDIVADFAPVASQVLDARVAYLTQSLMQGVMARGTAATVHKYGFNSPAAGKTGTSHDAWFAGYTSNLICIIWVGNDDYTDVKLQGALAAAPIWAEFMNRAIRLPQYSDVHEFTKPEGVTNIGIDRASGLPADSSCPAAYTVAFLDSTIPAGSCSRMSDSHQSIVDLLNGTTTPVQPGQPEPQPTSPANPNDPYAPPPPKKKNFFKRLFGAGNQQQQQEPPPPQ; from the coding sequence ATGCCCGTAAAACTCAAGATCGGTCCCAACGCCCCCAAGATCGGCTTCTTCTCCCACATCTTCCGCTTTCTGGTCGTTGTCGTCCTCTTCGTCGTCCTTATCGGGATCGCCGTCTTCGCCTACTACTACCACGACTACCAGCGCATCGTGGACGAGCGCCTGGCCGCCGGCCCGCTCTTCGCCTCCGTCGCCCAGATCTACGCCGCACCCAAGGAGATCCGCCCCGGTCAGCATCTCTCCGCGGAAAACATCGCTTACGACCTCCGCGCCGCCGGCTATAACGTCAATCAGCAGCTCGGCACCTACGACCTCCGCGGCAGCTCCATCTTCATCAAGCCCGGCCCCCAGTCCTACCACTCCCCCGACGGAGCCACCATCACCACCTCCGGCGGCGAAGTCACGTCCATCACCGCCGAAAACGGCGCAACCCTCCGCGCCTACCAGCTCGAACCCCTCCTCATCACCGCCCTCTCCGAGGATAAGAACCGCACCAAGCGCCGCCTCGTCACCTTTGACGAGATTCCCCCGCGCCTCATCCAGGCCGTCACCGCCATCGAGGATCGCCGCTTCTTTGAGCACGGCGGCGTCAACTACTTCCGCATGGCGGAGTGCGCCATCCAGGACTTCACCTCGCACGCCAAAGAATGCGGCGGCTCCACCCTCACGATGCAGCTCTCGCGCGGCTTCTTCCTCACCCCGGAGAAGAAATACTCCCGCAAGCTCCGCGAGATCATGATCACCTTCCAGCTTGAGAATCGCTTCTCCAAGCAACAGATCTTTGAGATGTACGCCAACCAGATCAACCTCGGTCAGCGCGGCAGCTTCGCCATCAACGGCTTCGGCGAGGCCGCGCAGGCCTTCTTCGGCAAGGATCTCTCCCGCCTCGATACCGCCCAGTACGCCCTCCTGGCCGGCACCATCCAGTCGCCAAACCGCCTCAACCCCTACCGCCACCCGGACCGCGTCATGGAGCGCCGCAACGTCGTCCTGGACTCCATGGTCAAAACCGGTGCTCTCACCCAGGACGAAGCCGAAGCCGCCAAAGCCGAAGGCCTCCACCTCGCCCCCGCCAACGTCGACGCCAGTGAAGCCCCGTACTTCGTCGATCTCGTCCACGAGCAGCTCGTCCAGCGCCTCGGCGATAACCTCGGCGCACAGTCCCTCCGCATCTACACCTCGCTCGACCCCGACCTCCAGCGCGCCGCCTCCGACGCCGTCGAAGCCGGCATGCGCAACGTGGACGCTATGGTCAGCAAGCGCGGCGGCGGAACCTATCCCCAGGTTGCCCTCGTCGCACTCGACCCCCACACCGGCCAGATCCTCGCCATGGTCGGCGGTCGCAACTACGGCACCTCCCAGCTTGACCACGCCACCTCCATGCGGCCCACCGGCTCCATCTTCAAGCCGTTCGTCTACGCCACCGCCTTCAATACCTCCCTCTCCGGCACCTCGCTGGACGGCAACGGCCCCTTCACCGCCGTCACCCGCATCAACGACGACCCCCAGGACTTCGGCCTCAACGGCCAGTCCTACGTCCCCGGCAACTTTGAAAAAGGCGAGTACCCCGGCATGGTTACCGCCGCCGACGCCCTCGCCCACTCGCTCAACATCGCCACCATCGCCCTGGCTCACAAGGTGGGCTATGAAAACGTAGCCGCCTTGGCCCGCTCCTCCGGCATCGCCTCCGCCAAGGCCACCCCATCGGTCGCCATCGGCACCTATAGCGCAACCCCCATCGACATGGCGGGCGCCTACACCGTCTTCGCCAACAACGGCGTCCACCTCACCCCCTGGACCCTCGCCAGCGTGCGCAACAACTCCGGGGACATCGTCGCGGACTTCGCCCCTGTCGCCAGCCAGGTCCTCGACGCCCGCGTCGCCTACCTCACCCAGTCCCTTATGCAGGGCGTCATGGCGCGCGGCACCGCCGCCACCGTCCACAAGTACGGCTTCAACTCCCCCGCCGCAGGCAAAACCGGAACCTCCCACGACGCATGGTTCGCCGGCTACACCTCCAACCTCATCTGCATCATCTGGGTCGGCAACGACGACTACACCGACGTCAAGCTCCAGGGCGCACTCGCCGCCGCACCCATCTGGGCCGAGTTCATGAACCGCGCAATCCGTCTCCCCCAGTACTCGGACGTCCACGAGTTCACCAAGCCGGAAGGCGTCACCAACATCGGCATTGACCGCGCCTCCGGCCTCCCCGCCGACTCAAGCTGCCCCGCCGCCTACACCGTCGCGTTCCTGGACAGCACCATCCCCGCCGGAAGCTGCTCCCGCATGTCAGACTCCCACCAGTCCATCGTCGACCTCCTCAACGGCACCACCACCCCTGTCCAGCCCGGCCAGCCCGAGCCTCAACCGACCAGCCCCGCCAATCCAAACGATCCCTACGCCCCGCCGCCACCCAAGAAGAAGAACTTCTTCAAACGCCTCTTCGGCGCAGGCAACCAGCAACAACAGCAGGAGCCCCCTCCACCCCAGTAG
- a CDS encoding RsmB/NOP family class I SAM-dependent RNA methyltransferase, translating into MKSKGKSVKGDPLGFDAAAKVLAAGGRVPKKFAKARPVSAGPTLGAAQAQAKVTPARRAAFEILMLVKAGKGHSDELLHGQWTDKLSEADTNLTTALVMGVLRWEIALDARLRTLLQRPDQRLAEPVAMALRLGAFQLLHMDRIPAHAALSESVELCRAAGEPHATGMVNAVLRKVAALPKPGTKVFETTAAFAERLGHPLWLVERWVENYGRDAALKICEADQSESGEGGVFSERDAELPSIDDGSRLVAEIAAKALPQVEGRAARVWDCCAAPGGKTLVLAKRAEGAEVLATDVSTKRMGQMESRLKRFKYAKGVTCEVADAAKLPKDMGTFDLVLCDVPCTGTGTLGRNPEIRERLKVEELVRQSQRQREILAAALGRVALGGRLVYSTCSLEPEENERVVEAVIGSAWRVVPIEEMGVTGLAVEMHSMAQDGALRTLPGVHGCDGFYAVVLERTA; encoded by the coding sequence TTGAAGAGCAAAGGCAAGAGTGTGAAGGGTGATCCGTTGGGATTCGATGCGGCGGCGAAGGTGCTGGCAGCGGGAGGGCGTGTGCCGAAGAAGTTCGCCAAGGCTCGGCCGGTGAGCGCGGGGCCTACGCTGGGTGCGGCGCAGGCGCAGGCCAAGGTCACCCCTGCCCGGCGTGCGGCCTTTGAGATCCTGATGCTGGTGAAGGCGGGTAAGGGGCACTCCGATGAGCTCCTGCACGGGCAGTGGACGGACAAGCTCTCTGAGGCCGATACGAACCTGACGACGGCGCTGGTGATGGGGGTGTTGCGTTGGGAGATCGCGCTGGATGCCCGTCTCAGAACGCTCTTGCAGCGACCGGACCAGAGGCTAGCGGAGCCTGTAGCCATGGCGCTGCGGCTGGGTGCGTTTCAGTTGCTGCATATGGACCGAATTCCAGCGCACGCGGCGCTGAGTGAATCGGTGGAGCTTTGCCGTGCGGCCGGCGAGCCTCATGCAACCGGAATGGTGAATGCTGTGCTGCGTAAGGTGGCCGCATTGCCGAAGCCAGGCACCAAGGTCTTCGAGACGACGGCTGCCTTCGCCGAGCGGCTGGGACATCCTCTCTGGCTTGTCGAGCGCTGGGTGGAGAACTACGGGCGTGATGCTGCGCTGAAGATCTGCGAGGCGGATCAGAGTGAGTCGGGTGAGGGTGGCGTGTTCAGCGAGAGAGATGCGGAACTTCCTTCGATCGACGATGGATCACGGCTGGTGGCGGAGATCGCGGCCAAGGCTCTGCCGCAGGTTGAAGGACGGGCGGCGAGGGTCTGGGACTGCTGTGCGGCACCGGGAGGCAAGACACTTGTGCTCGCTAAGAGAGCTGAAGGCGCGGAGGTGCTCGCGACCGACGTAAGCACCAAGCGCATGGGCCAGATGGAGTCTCGTCTGAAGCGCTTCAAGTATGCCAAGGGTGTGACCTGCGAGGTTGCGGATGCGGCCAAGCTGCCGAAGGACATGGGCACGTTCGACCTGGTCCTTTGCGATGTGCCTTGTACGGGGACAGGAACGCTGGGGCGGAATCCGGAGATTCGCGAGCGGCTGAAGGTCGAGGAGCTGGTGCGTCAGTCGCAGCGGCAGAGGGAGATCTTGGCGGCTGCACTGGGGCGGGTGGCCCTGGGGGGGCGGCTGGTGTACTCAACCTGCTCGCTGGAGCCGGAGGAGAATGAGCGGGTGGTGGAGGCGGTGATCGGGAGTGCATGGCGGGTGGTGCCGATTGAGGAGATGGGCGTCACAGGGCTCGCAGTGGAGATGCACTCCATGGCACAGGACGGTGCGTTGAGGACGCTGCCGGGTGTGCATGGATGTGACGGGTTTTACGCTGTGGTGCTGGAGCGGACAGCGTAA
- a CDS encoding Crp/Fnr family transcriptional regulator has translation MRSKEADPLQVESAMMNNPGRPRNLILARMPEEQFAAIARSLVPCDMPSGMKLAEPNQPVKHIYFPVSGLISIDALTAKGESVEVGVVGREGFSGMSGLLGEPQMAHSVIIQGAGAGLRIRTQILRDEFLKGGVFADLVHQFLYLQFVQTSQSALCNRLHPVDARMARWMLTASDRIESSTLNLTQEFLAQMLGSRRSTVTVAAGELQRQGLIDYTRGRIKILDRAGMESVACECYQIVRSAYVRVLGAY, from the coding sequence GTGCGCTCGAAAGAAGCCGATCCTTTGCAGGTTGAAAGCGCGATGATGAACAATCCGGGGCGGCCACGCAATTTGATTCTTGCGCGTATGCCGGAGGAACAGTTCGCCGCAATCGCCCGCTCGTTGGTTCCATGTGATATGCCTTCGGGGATGAAGCTGGCGGAGCCAAACCAGCCGGTGAAGCACATTTATTTCCCCGTCAGTGGTCTGATCTCGATCGATGCGCTGACCGCGAAGGGCGAGTCGGTTGAGGTTGGGGTCGTGGGGCGCGAAGGCTTCTCCGGGATGAGTGGTTTGCTGGGCGAGCCGCAGATGGCGCACTCGGTGATCATCCAGGGGGCCGGTGCGGGGCTCAGGATCCGGACGCAGATTCTGCGGGACGAGTTTCTGAAGGGCGGGGTCTTCGCCGATCTGGTGCATCAGTTTCTCTACCTTCAGTTTGTGCAGACTTCGCAGTCGGCGCTGTGTAATCGGCTGCATCCGGTGGATGCGCGGATGGCTCGGTGGATGCTGACGGCAAGCGACCGGATTGAATCGAGCACACTGAACCTGACGCAGGAGTTTCTGGCGCAGATGCTGGGCTCTCGGCGGTCTACGGTGACGGTGGCGGCGGGAGAGTTGCAGCGGCAGGGGCTGATCGATTACACGCGGGGGCGGATCAAGATTCTGGATCGCGCGGGGATGGAATCGGTAGCGTGCGAGTGCTACCAGATTGTGCGGTCGGCGTATGTGCGGGTGCTGGGCGCCTACTAG